From one Methanophagales archaeon genomic stretch:
- a CDS encoding PRC-barrel domain-containing protein, with protein sequence MREGRMFAQKLSYKEVLDSEGREMGVLYNIVVDAKTGILTELVIKPASELDTSGFKKENDYILIPFDAVKSVRDVIVLDSERIKTRA encoded by the coding sequence ATGAGAGAAGGGAGAATGTTTGCACAGAAGTTGAGTTATAAGGAGGTTCTGGATTCAGAGGGTCGAGAGATGGGAGTTTTGTATAATATCGTGGTGGATGCAAAGACCGGTATACTGACCGAGCTTGTAATAAAGCCAGCATCAGAGCTCGACACGAGCGGGTTTAAGAAGGAGAATGATTATATCCTCATACCATTTGACGCGGTCAAGTCGGTGAGGGATGTAATAGTACTGGATAGTGAGAGAATAAAGACACGGGCGTGA